In one window of Desulforhabdus amnigena DNA:
- the cobN gene encoding cobaltochelatase subunit CobN, which translates to MKTIQISYFSATATELPSLSRGVSRFRDGGGQVEVSARTQTQLFDQARARAFVADALRSDAVIVALHGGKASCPAFEPLVSALKEHRAAGQPVPHLYIQPTGSDDEAILAAREYSDGMNDGTWEALCRYLTAGGPVNVERALAYLSAMLTGGPVTDVPPPQPVVQEGIYHPEAGHVADFGLYAGEYINRQKPTVGIWFNQTYWLNGNLAHIDALIREIEARGANVLPVFSMRFKDAAIGNRGSDEVVKEYFMDGEKPRIDVLVSAMAMSMTMTQPDYATVFPGLNVPVLQAMCTLNPYAVWKESIQGLSIMDVTFQAAQPEFDGNLITFPVASREEDTVDPVTGALLSCYRPIPERTAAFVKLALNWANLRRKPNSEKRIGIVFHHYPPRNDRIGCAAGLDTFTAVKRLLDVMAESGYRIERRYESGDELANELLQRMTCDRKWLTPDQMADRAEATADRSVFMPWHEALPEIVRRKMTENWGEMPGELFVHEDRLLFAGLANGNVFLTIQPPRGKLENPEAILHDLHLSPPHHYLAHYRWLKNVFKADAVMHVGKHGSLEWLPGKALGLSEECYPDLSIMDLPNIYPYIINDPGEGTQAKRRSYCCIIDHLTPTYTNADLYEELTDVERTLDDYTQAARQDPGKLPVLAGLLWDAVEAADLQHDLAFTREQALGDMDAFLARLHSYLSELSDTMISDGLHVLGEPPEGERLVEFLAQLTRLPNGDVPSLREEIVAAMGFRYDELLDRRGEAVPGSGGMTGGKLIERAHNCARELIRALDARGYDPEAIPELATAFQGKAFPRIERVLRYITDILTPNIMRTKEEMSAALSSFSGGFVPPGPSGAPTRGQADILPTGRNFFSLDPRTIPSPAAWEVGKALGDTLIKRCLEEQGKYPDNIGIIVWGCPTMRSRGDDVAEVLYLLGVRPLWRSNGVVEGLEIIPAKELGRPRIDVTPRISGFFRDAFPNLVQLIDHAVGMVAALEEPPESNFIRRHVLADRDNYRGEGLSEQDAWRLATLRVFGCPPGTYGAGVEELVESKQWKTREDLGEAYIRYSSHAYGRGHYGTHTPAVFRRLLSRMDVTVKNEDSREYDMLSCTDFYNYYGGLIAASATVRGVMPFALVGDSSDPRRVLLRTTQEETKHVLRSRLLNPKWLEGLKRHGYKGAGDISKVMDIIIGWDATADVMEDWMYERVANRYGLDPEMQKWLKEVNPYALQNILDKLLEVIERGMWDADDDMREKLRDAYLDIEGDIEEAVEAAAPAGVKGTSA; encoded by the coding sequence ATGAAGACAATTCAGATCAGCTATTTCAGCGCGACGGCGACGGAGCTCCCTTCCCTGAGCCGTGGTGTGTCGAGGTTCCGTGACGGTGGAGGTCAGGTGGAGGTATCGGCCCGGACTCAAACGCAGCTTTTCGATCAGGCGCGGGCAAGAGCCTTTGTGGCCGACGCTCTTCGCTCCGATGCCGTGATCGTAGCCCTCCACGGAGGCAAGGCGTCGTGCCCGGCCTTCGAGCCCCTTGTCTCCGCCCTCAAAGAGCACCGGGCGGCGGGGCAGCCCGTTCCCCACCTGTACATCCAGCCGACCGGAAGTGACGACGAGGCTATCCTGGCCGCGCGGGAGTATTCCGACGGGATGAACGACGGGACCTGGGAGGCCCTCTGCCGCTACCTGACCGCCGGCGGGCCGGTGAACGTCGAACGGGCGCTGGCGTACCTTTCCGCCATGCTGACGGGTGGACCCGTGACAGACGTTCCGCCTCCCCAGCCCGTGGTCCAGGAAGGAATCTACCACCCGGAGGCGGGGCATGTGGCCGACTTCGGCCTTTACGCCGGCGAGTACATCAATCGCCAAAAACCTACCGTTGGGATCTGGTTCAACCAAACCTACTGGCTGAACGGAAACCTGGCGCACATCGATGCCCTTATCCGGGAGATCGAGGCGCGCGGCGCCAACGTGCTGCCCGTCTTCAGCATGCGCTTCAAGGATGCGGCCATCGGCAACCGGGGCTCCGACGAGGTCGTGAAGGAGTATTTCATGGACGGCGAAAAGCCGCGCATTGATGTCCTGGTGAGCGCCATGGCCATGTCCATGACCATGACCCAGCCGGACTATGCGACTGTTTTTCCCGGCTTGAACGTCCCCGTTTTGCAGGCCATGTGTACCCTCAATCCCTATGCGGTATGGAAAGAGAGCATCCAGGGCTTGTCCATCATGGACGTCACTTTCCAGGCCGCCCAGCCGGAATTCGACGGCAACTTGATCACCTTTCCTGTGGCCTCCCGGGAGGAGGACACGGTGGATCCCGTCACGGGAGCACTCCTCTCCTGTTATCGCCCCATTCCCGAACGCACGGCCGCTTTTGTGAAGCTCGCTCTCAACTGGGCAAACCTTCGGCGCAAGCCCAACAGCGAGAAACGCATCGGCATCGTGTTTCACCACTATCCGCCGAGAAACGACCGGATCGGGTGTGCCGCCGGGCTCGATACGTTCACCGCCGTCAAACGGTTGCTGGACGTGATGGCCGAGAGCGGCTACCGCATCGAGCGTCGCTACGAGAGCGGGGATGAACTGGCCAACGAGTTGCTGCAGCGCATGACCTGTGACCGGAAGTGGCTCACTCCGGACCAGATGGCCGACCGGGCGGAAGCGACGGCCGATCGGAGCGTTTTCATGCCCTGGCACGAAGCCCTGCCCGAAATCGTCCGCCGGAAGATGACGGAGAACTGGGGCGAAATGCCGGGCGAGCTGTTTGTTCATGAGGACAGGCTCCTCTTTGCGGGACTGGCCAACGGGAACGTGTTTCTGACCATTCAACCCCCCCGAGGCAAGCTGGAGAACCCCGAAGCGATACTCCATGACCTGCACCTGTCTCCGCCCCATCATTACCTGGCTCATTACCGGTGGCTGAAAAACGTCTTCAAGGCCGACGCCGTCATGCACGTGGGCAAGCACGGCTCCCTCGAATGGCTGCCGGGAAAGGCTCTGGGACTCAGCGAGGAGTGCTATCCCGATCTTTCCATCATGGACCTTCCCAACATCTATCCCTACATCATCAACGATCCCGGGGAGGGAACCCAGGCCAAGCGCCGCTCCTATTGCTGCATCATCGATCACCTGACCCCGACTTACACCAATGCCGATCTGTACGAAGAGCTGACGGACGTGGAGCGGACCCTCGACGATTACACCCAGGCCGCTCGCCAGGATCCCGGGAAACTGCCCGTCTTGGCCGGCCTTTTGTGGGATGCCGTCGAGGCCGCCGACCTGCAGCACGATCTTGCGTTCACGCGCGAACAGGCCCTCGGAGACATGGATGCTTTCCTGGCCAGGCTCCACAGTTATCTGAGCGAGCTTTCGGACACCATGATCAGTGACGGCCTTCACGTTCTGGGAGAACCTCCTGAAGGCGAACGGCTGGTGGAATTTCTGGCGCAGTTGACCCGGCTTCCCAACGGGGATGTCCCGTCGCTTCGGGAAGAGATCGTTGCGGCCATGGGCTTCCGCTACGACGAATTGCTGGACCGGCGGGGCGAAGCCGTCCCCGGATCGGGAGGCATGACAGGAGGCAAGCTCATCGAGCGCGCCCATAACTGTGCCCGGGAGCTCATTCGCGCCCTGGACGCTCGCGGCTATGATCCCGAAGCCATTCCGGAGCTGGCAACAGCTTTCCAGGGAAAGGCCTTTCCCCGCATCGAACGGGTCCTGCGTTACATAACTGATATTCTGACTCCCAATATTATGCGCACGAAAGAAGAAATGAGCGCTGCCCTTTCGTCTTTCTCCGGGGGCTTCGTTCCTCCTGGACCATCCGGCGCTCCCACTCGCGGCCAGGCAGACATTCTTCCCACAGGCCGCAACTTCTTTTCGCTCGACCCGCGCACCATTCCCTCTCCCGCAGCATGGGAAGTGGGCAAGGCGCTTGGGGATACGCTCATAAAGCGTTGCCTCGAGGAGCAGGGGAAATACCCCGACAACATCGGTATCATTGTCTGGGGCTGCCCCACCATGCGCAGCCGGGGCGACGACGTCGCCGAGGTCCTCTATCTTCTGGGCGTCAGGCCTCTATGGCGAAGCAACGGTGTGGTGGAGGGGCTCGAGATCATTCCCGCCAAAGAGCTCGGCCGCCCGCGCATCGACGTGACCCCCCGCATCTCGGGCTTCTTTCGGGATGCCTTCCCGAATCTCGTGCAGCTCATCGACCATGCCGTGGGCATGGTCGCCGCCCTGGAAGAACCGCCCGAATCCAATTTCATCCGCCGGCATGTGCTGGCCGACCGGGACAACTACCGGGGCGAAGGCCTGAGTGAGCAGGATGCCTGGCGGCTTGCCACTCTGCGCGTCTTCGGTTGTCCGCCGGGGACCTATGGCGCCGGGGTGGAGGAGCTGGTGGAATCCAAGCAGTGGAAAACCCGGGAAGACCTGGGTGAAGCCTACATCCGCTATTCCTCTCATGCTTACGGCCGGGGACACTACGGCACACATACCCCGGCAGTCTTCAGGCGGCTTCTCTCCCGCATGGACGTTACCGTCAAGAACGAAGATTCGCGTGAATACGACATGCTCTCCTGCACTGATTTCTACAACTACTACGGGGGACTTATCGCCGCATCGGCCACCGTCCGCGGAGTGATGCCCTTCGCCCTGGTGGGGGATTCCTCGGATCCCCGACGAGTTCTTCTCCGCACCACCCAAGAGGAAACCAAGCACGTGCTGCGCTCGCGGCTCCTCAACCCCAAATGGCTGGAGGGCCTCAAGCGGCACGGCTACAAAGGCGCTGGCGACATCTCCAAGGTTATGGACATCATCATCGGCTGGGATGCCACTGCCGACGTGATGGAGGACTGGATGTACGAGCGGGTGGCCAACCGGTACGGACTGGACCCCGAGATGCAGAAGTGGCTGAAGGAAGTGAACCCCTATGCTCTGCAAAATATTTTGGACAAGCTGTTAGAGGTGATAGAACGCGGCATGTGGGACGCCGACGACGACATGCGGGAAAAGCTGCGCGACGCCTATCTCGATATCGAAGGGGATATTGAAGAGGCGGTGGAGGCGGCCGCGCCGGCAGGTGTGAAAGGAACATCCGCATGA
- a CDS encoding TonB-dependent receptor plug domain-containing protein translates to MRFSLLRTSKLILALVVLFAVLAHNPLPSQSQEETKQEETKQETTEGKEAQEADDTSRKEEASVVATGTANLEPVVVTATRVETPLSQVTKSVSVVTSEERDAQEDYFIPGLLDYEPGVYLRRLGGTGQWAHLNIRGVPSQYIQFQYNGFPLKDEADPQGAFTYFLEDLYSPSNMQRIEILKGTQSTLYGSQAMGGVIDIISDKWKRGTGAEVRSEFGEYGTFIENGRFYHGQGSFYIDFNPIYVTSDGEKFGGKYGFWYDNLGFSGGAGFRITPDITLEFTSLYFDSDLALTETTPSLDANGKLVTQTADPDQHREGLSALYGLTMNHAVSSCWNYSIKGSYAETERHYFWTPTVNGNHSNYDGSTGYIETQQNIQVTDWLTLISGLDFKQADYDGREPNNPSNDDYSPVYYKEDWYNWDLFTQASLKFLDESLFLNFGGRFNYPEEFDSKLVGEASAAYLFKQFGTKVHAHVGSGYRTPSLYEVYGGYVWNGYLYTIGNPDLTPEESVGYEVGIEQTLLDKKVTAGLTWFHTDFDSLIQYDGFTMKYVNADEARVQGIETYVDITPWQWLKLNFAYTYVDSKVEDDGDWVRSTYMPRNKISGLLTLKLPRDLTTSVRVAWQDEKIVPLYDNNWNRVSWEEPSAVTVDTALTYTFLKKYSAFLSVQNLFDEDYTESGYAMPGRTFSGGVKLAF, encoded by the coding sequence ATGCGTTTTTCACTACTGAGGACATCGAAGCTCATCCTTGCACTGGTCGTTCTTTTTGCTGTTTTGGCGCACAATCCCTTGCCCTCCCAATCTCAAGAAGAAACCAAACAGGAAGAAACCAAACAGGAAACGACCGAAGGGAAAGAAGCGCAAGAGGCCGACGACACTTCCCGAAAGGAGGAAGCCAGCGTCGTAGCTACAGGAACCGCCAACCTGGAGCCTGTGGTCGTTACGGCGACAAGAGTCGAAACGCCGCTCTCGCAAGTGACGAAAAGCGTGAGCGTTGTGACCAGCGAAGAAAGAGACGCGCAGGAGGATTATTTTATTCCTGGTCTCCTTGACTACGAGCCGGGCGTTTATCTCCGGCGCCTTGGCGGAACGGGACAGTGGGCCCATCTGAACATCCGGGGCGTGCCGAGCCAATACATCCAGTTTCAGTACAATGGATTCCCCCTCAAGGACGAGGCAGACCCCCAGGGTGCGTTTACCTACTTCCTTGAGGATTTGTATTCGCCAAGCAATATGCAGCGGATCGAAATCCTCAAGGGCACACAGAGCACCCTGTACGGATCGCAAGCCATGGGCGGCGTCATCGACATCATTTCCGACAAATGGAAGCGCGGCACCGGAGCGGAAGTCCGCAGCGAATTCGGGGAGTATGGCACATTTATTGAGAATGGGCGATTCTACCATGGACAGGGCTCGTTTTATATTGATTTTAACCCGATCTATGTCACATCGGACGGTGAGAAATTCGGTGGAAAATACGGCTTCTGGTACGACAACCTCGGCTTCTCCGGCGGGGCTGGATTCCGCATCACTCCGGACATCACCCTCGAATTCACCTCCCTCTACTTCGATTCCGACCTCGCCTTGACGGAAACCACTCCCAGTCTGGATGCCAACGGCAAGCTCGTGACACAAACCGCCGATCCCGATCAACACCGGGAAGGCCTCTCAGCTCTGTACGGCCTCACAATGAACCATGCCGTTTCTAGCTGTTGGAACTATTCCATAAAAGGCTCCTACGCGGAAACCGAGCGCCATTACTTTTGGACGCCGACTGTGAACGGAAACCATTCCAACTACGACGGCTCCACGGGATACATCGAAACACAGCAAAACATCCAGGTCACCGATTGGCTCACCCTTATCAGTGGTCTCGATTTCAAGCAGGCCGATTACGACGGTCGTGAACCCAACAATCCCAGCAACGATGACTACAGCCCCGTGTATTACAAAGAAGACTGGTACAACTGGGACCTGTTCACCCAGGCGAGCCTCAAGTTTTTGGATGAGTCTCTCTTCCTCAATTTCGGAGGCCGCTTCAATTACCCCGAGGAGTTTGATTCCAAGCTCGTTGGGGAAGCTTCCGCAGCCTACCTCTTTAAACAGTTCGGCACCAAGGTCCACGCTCATGTGGGCTCCGGATACCGCACGCCGTCCCTTTACGAAGTCTATGGGGGGTATGTCTGGAACGGTTACCTCTACACGATCGGGAACCCCGACTTGACGCCTGAGGAGAGCGTCGGCTATGAGGTCGGCATAGAGCAGACGCTGCTCGACAAGAAGGTTACGGCGGGACTGACCTGGTTTCATACGGATTTCGATAGCCTGATCCAATATGACGGCTTCACTATGAAGTATGTGAACGCCGACGAGGCACGGGTCCAGGGCATTGAAACATACGTCGACATCACACCGTGGCAGTGGCTGAAACTGAACTTCGCTTATACCTATGTCGATTCGAAGGTCGAGGATGACGGAGACTGGGTTCGAAGCACCTACATGCCCCGGAACAAGATCAGCGGCCTTCTCACCTTGAAGCTGCCCCGTGACCTCACCACATCCGTGCGGGTAGCATGGCAGGATGAGAAGATTGTTCCCCTGTATGACAACAACTGGAACAGGGTAAGCTGGGAAGAGCCTTCTGCAGTCACCGTCGATACGGCGCTCACCTATACCTTTCTCAAGAAGTATTCAGCATTCCTCAGCGTCCAGAACCTTTTCGATGAAGACTATACGGAGAGCGGTTACGCAATGCCGGGAAGGACGTTCAGCGGGGGCGTGAAGCTGGCTTTCTGA
- a CDS encoding precorrin-3B C(17)-methyltransferase: MVPEALDALLSAEVVLGYKTYLGLIEELLEGKEVLSSGMRKEVDRCGLAIDRALEGHRVVLVSSGDAGIYGMAGLVFDICRERSLRVSSPPHRTPSTEPADLRDEKGEVPPDLFVEVIPGVAAFNAAASILGAPLMHDFAVVSLSDHLTPWELIEKRLQAAASADFVMAIYNPRSKTRPDLLEKAQKVILREKAPETPVAIIRKAMRGGQWKCITTLAEIPFEEVDMQSILIVGNSKTYVWNGWMVTPRGYLDKYNLSE; the protein is encoded by the coding sequence ATGGTGCCCGAAGCTCTGGATGCCCTCCTTTCGGCGGAAGTGGTACTCGGCTATAAAACTTATCTGGGCTTGATCGAAGAATTGCTGGAAGGCAAAGAAGTCCTTTCCAGCGGAATGCGAAAGGAAGTGGACCGCTGCGGGCTCGCCATTGATCGTGCCCTCGAGGGACACCGCGTGGTGTTGGTATCGAGTGGTGATGCCGGGATTTATGGGATGGCGGGTTTGGTCTTCGACATTTGCCGTGAACGGAGCCTGCGCGTTTCGAGTCCTCCCCACCGCACCCCTTCAACAGAGCCGGCGGACCTTCGGGATGAGAAGGGGGAGGTTCCTCCGGATCTTTTTGTGGAAGTGATTCCGGGGGTGGCCGCCTTCAATGCGGCGGCTTCCATCCTTGGAGCCCCTCTCATGCACGATTTTGCGGTGGTCAGCCTGAGCGACCATCTCACCCCTTGGGAACTGATCGAAAAACGCTTGCAGGCGGCCGCATCCGCGGATTTCGTCATGGCCATTTACAATCCCAGGAGCAAAACGCGCCCCGATCTGCTGGAAAAAGCCCAGAAAGTGATCCTCCGCGAAAAGGCCCCCGAAACCCCCGTGGCCATCATTCGAAAGGCCATGCGCGGCGGGCAGTGGAAGTGCATCACGACTCTTGCCGAGATTCCCTTCGAGGAAGTGGACATGCAATCCATTCTCATCGTGGGAAACAGCAAAACCTACGTCTGGAACGGCTGGATGGTGACTCCCAGGGGATACTTGGACAAATATAACCTTTCGGAATGA
- a CDS encoding cobalt-precorrin 5A hydrolase: protein MDFEKPGFPPESSSIAIVALTRHGADLALQLQGKLPGSACYVPVRHQFALAMGAVGFQRMADLLREIWPRVSALVCIMATGIVVRQISPYLRHKKEDPAVVVLDERGEYVISLVSGHLGGANRLTKEVARITGGHAVITTASDVQDKPALDLMARAAGLEIENIEMLSRLARAFLEDEPVWIYDPEGRLKRDLASQGNIDWLHEVLSSPPSLMSTLMERVGVWVSEALVPAFLKCLVLRPRNLVVGIGCNRGTPAQEIMEWLQRVFAREKLSPLSIRNLVSVDLKSDEAGIIETAAMLQRPVHFYSRKEIENITVPNPSTQVAKHIGVQSVCEATALLSAGSQTLIVPKQKTFNVTLAIARVGYPL from the coding sequence ATGGATTTCGAAAAGCCCGGGTTTCCTCCTGAATCTTCCTCCATAGCCATTGTGGCTTTGACCCGCCACGGAGCCGACCTTGCGCTGCAGTTGCAGGGGAAGCTTCCCGGCAGCGCCTGTTATGTGCCGGTGCGGCATCAGTTTGCCCTGGCCATGGGGGCCGTGGGGTTTCAGCGAATGGCGGACCTGCTCAGGGAAATCTGGCCCAGGGTTTCCGCGCTGGTCTGCATCATGGCCACCGGCATAGTGGTCCGTCAGATCTCCCCCTATCTGCGCCATAAGAAGGAAGATCCCGCTGTGGTCGTGCTGGACGAGAGGGGAGAGTATGTCATCAGCCTGGTTTCCGGCCATTTGGGAGGAGCGAACCGCCTCACGAAAGAAGTCGCCCGCATTACCGGAGGACATGCGGTCATCACCACCGCTTCGGATGTTCAAGATAAGCCTGCTCTGGATCTGATGGCGCGGGCGGCGGGTCTCGAGATCGAAAACATTGAAATGCTCAGTCGGCTGGCGAGGGCTTTCCTGGAAGACGAACCCGTTTGGATCTACGATCCTGAAGGCCGGTTGAAGAGGGATTTGGCCAGCCAGGGGAACATCGACTGGCTGCATGAGGTCCTCTCTTCCCCCCCATCCCTCATGTCGACCCTGATGGAGAGAGTGGGCGTCTGGGTTTCGGAGGCCCTGGTTCCCGCGTTTCTGAAATGCCTGGTGCTGCGCCCCCGGAATCTGGTCGTCGGGATCGGGTGCAACCGGGGTACGCCGGCCCAGGAAATCATGGAATGGTTGCAAAGGGTCTTCGCCCGTGAAAAGCTCTCCCCACTCTCCATTAGAAATCTTGTGAGCGTCGATCTCAAATCCGATGAGGCGGGGATCATCGAAACGGCGGCAATGCTTCAGAGGCCTGTTCATTTTTATTCCCGCAAAGAGATCGAAAACATAACCGTGCCCAATCCATCCACTCAGGTGGCCAAGCACATAGGAGTTCAAAGCGTATGCGAAGCGACAGCTCTTCTGAGCGCCGGGAGCCAAACCCTCATTGTTCCCAAGCAGAAAACGTTCAATGTAACTCTCGCCATAGCACGGGTCGGCTATCCATTGTAA
- the cobM gene encoding precorrin-4 C(11)-methyltransferase — MKYPIHFVGAGPGDPELITVKGKRLLQEADCIVYAGSLVPEALLQDRKPGAAIHNSASMTLPQTHALLREGYERGERVVRLHTGDPALYGAIQEQMELLDRDGIPYSVVPGVSAVFAAAAALTQELTLPEVSQTLILTRMAGRTPVPEGEDLRSLAQHRATLVIYLSVQQIEKVVSEVSPCYGPETPVVVAYRLGWPDELIVKGTLDDIVQKVKASGIGRQAIIMVGEVFNARSGKELKKSKLYDESFEHGFRKARVSS; from the coding sequence ATGAAATATCCTATTCATTTTGTCGGAGCGGGTCCCGGCGACCCTGAGCTCATCACGGTCAAGGGGAAGAGGCTTTTGCAGGAAGCGGACTGCATCGTCTATGCGGGTTCTCTTGTTCCCGAGGCCTTGCTGCAGGATCGGAAACCGGGCGCCGCCATTCACAACAGCGCTTCCATGACCCTCCCGCAAACGCATGCACTCCTGCGGGAAGGGTATGAACGGGGCGAACGGGTGGTCCGCCTGCACACGGGAGACCCCGCCCTCTACGGGGCCATTCAGGAACAGATGGAACTCCTGGACCGGGATGGGATTCCTTACAGCGTGGTGCCGGGCGTGTCGGCCGTCTTCGCGGCGGCAGCGGCTCTCACCCAGGAGCTGACTCTGCCGGAAGTTTCTCAAACCCTGATCTTGACCCGTATGGCGGGTCGAACCCCCGTTCCCGAAGGGGAAGACCTTCGGTCGCTCGCGCAACATCGGGCGACCCTGGTGATCTATCTCAGTGTGCAGCAGATCGAAAAAGTGGTCTCCGAGGTCAGTCCCTGTTACGGCCCTGAGACTCCGGTGGTGGTTGCCTATCGATTGGGGTGGCCCGATGAGCTCATTGTGAAGGGTACCTTGGACGACATCGTTCAAAAGGTCAAAGCAAGCGGTATCGGCCGCCAGGCGATCATCATGGTGGGAGAGGTCTTCAATGCCCGCTCCGGGAAAGAATTGAAAAAATCCAAATTATACGACGAGTCCTTCGAACATGGATTTCGAAAAGCCCGGGTTTCCTCCTGA
- the cbiE gene encoding precorrin-6y C5,15-methyltransferase (decarboxylating) subunit CbiE, whose protein sequence is MKHSDSQDWNPPRVVLVGMGMGREDVGASALRWIERAEVLAGGGRHLDWFPDLSCERIPLQGPLNDWLDQVGRVSIERRTVVLASGDPFFFGVGRRLADRVGKENLLTFPNITSVQVLFSRLNEPWEDVKVMSLHGRGPAAENPEWLEQLRHHSKVVFFTDPQHTPDWIARQLLDAAMKDRTLVVGEDLGLPSEKIQRFFPEEAAARKFSPLNLVAVLDESPSRQAVDSTVPQAVLGLPETAFRHRAGLITKMEVRAVALAHLQLRPGLVLWDLGAGSGSVSIEASRLVPLRRVVAVEKDAERYRDLQDNVKRLQGSQIETVHGKAAQVLDALPDPDRVFIGGSGGDLREIFENLLRRMRPGGRVVVTAATLDTLEAVRAFWSDKPYEMQITQLQVSRSVPIGKTVRFEALNPVFVVSVWPKPI, encoded by the coding sequence ATGAAGCATTCCGATTCTCAAGATTGGAACCCTCCCCGTGTGGTCCTGGTGGGCATGGGAATGGGCAGAGAAGACGTCGGCGCAAGCGCCCTGCGCTGGATCGAGCGGGCGGAAGTGCTGGCAGGGGGCGGACGCCACCTGGACTGGTTTCCGGATCTTTCCTGCGAGAGAATCCCGCTGCAGGGTCCGTTGAACGACTGGCTGGATCAGGTCGGCCGGGTTTCAATAGAAAGGCGCACCGTGGTGCTTGCATCGGGAGATCCTTTTTTTTTCGGCGTTGGGCGCCGTCTTGCGGATCGTGTGGGGAAGGAGAATCTCCTCACCTTCCCCAATATCACCAGCGTTCAGGTGCTCTTTTCCCGCTTGAACGAACCCTGGGAAGATGTGAAGGTGATGAGCCTTCACGGGCGAGGTCCCGCTGCAGAAAATCCCGAATGGTTGGAGCAGCTCCGGCACCATTCGAAAGTGGTTTTTTTTACGGATCCTCAGCATACCCCCGATTGGATCGCCCGCCAGCTGCTGGATGCCGCAATGAAGGATCGCACCCTGGTGGTGGGGGAGGATTTGGGGCTTCCTTCGGAAAAAATCCAGCGTTTTTTCCCTGAGGAAGCGGCGGCAAGGAAATTTTCGCCCCTCAACCTGGTGGCCGTATTGGATGAGAGTCCTTCCAGGCAGGCTGTGGATTCGACCGTTCCGCAAGCCGTTCTGGGGCTTCCCGAGACCGCCTTCCGGCATCGGGCCGGCCTCATCACCAAAATGGAAGTCCGTGCTGTGGCGCTGGCTCATCTTCAGTTGCGGCCCGGACTCGTTTTGTGGGATCTGGGAGCGGGAAGCGGTTCCGTATCCATTGAAGCATCGAGGCTTGTTCCTCTGCGACGGGTAGTTGCCGTGGAAAAGGACGCAGAACGTTACCGGGATCTGCAGGATAACGTGAAACGCCTTCAAGGATCGCAAATAGAGACGGTTCATGGAAAGGCCGCCCAAGTGCTGGATGCGCTCCCCGATCCGGACCGTGTTTTCATCGGAGGAAGCGGAGGGGACCTGCGGGAGATTTTCGAGAACCTCCTGCGGCGCATGCGTCCTGGTGGAAGAGTGGTCGTCACCGCAGCGACCCTGGATACTCTGGAAGCCGTTCGGGCTTTCTGGAGCGATAAACCCTATGAAATGCAGATTACGCAACTGCAGGTCAGCCGGTCTGTGCCTATCGGAAAAACGGTGAGGTTCGAGGCGCTCAATCCGGTTTTTGTGGTGAGTGTCTGGCCGAAGCCCATTTAG